The Gammaproteobacteria bacterium genome has a segment encoding these proteins:
- a CDS encoding 4Fe-4S dicluster domain-containing protein encodes MRLGLVIDLDTCVGCHACATACKQWNTSGTTGPLADYRPYGENPSGVWFNRIRHYEVGDYPNNKTINFPMSCMHCDDADCVTVCPTGASYKRKEDGVVLVDQTKCMGCNYCSWACPYGARELDRESGTMKKCTLCIDRIYDETLDPVDRQPACVITCPAHARYFGDFDNPDSEVSKLVRDRAGMKLMPELGYNPTNTYLPPRLTRPVPTDDVRRKDLVSSVKEWVNRAVAR; translated from the coding sequence ATGAGACTTGGACTGGTAATCGATCTCGACACCTGCGTGGGCTGCCACGCCTGTGCGACCGCCTGTAAGCAGTGGAACACCTCCGGTACCACCGGCCCGCTGGCTGACTATCGCCCCTACGGCGAAAACCCCAGCGGCGTGTGGTTCAACCGCATCCGCCACTACGAGGTGGGCGACTACCCGAACAACAAGACCATCAACTTCCCCATGTCGTGCATGCACTGCGACGACGCCGACTGCGTCACGGTGTGCCCGACCGGTGCCTCCTACAAACGCAAGGAGGACGGCGTGGTGCTGGTCGATCAGACCAAGTGCATGGGCTGCAATTACTGCTCCTGGGCCTGCCCCTACGGCGCGCGCGAGCTGGATCGCGAGTCCGGCACCATGAAGAAGTGCACCCTGTGCATCGACCGCATCTATGACGAGACGCTGGACCCGGTCGACCGCCAGCCGGCCTGTGTCATCACCTGCCCGGCGCATGCGCGCTACTTCGGCGATTTCGATAATCCCGATTCCGAGGTCAGCAAGCTGGTGCGCGACCGCGCGGGCATGAAGCTGATGCCCGAACTCGGCTACAACCCGACCAACACCTATCTTCCCCCGCGGCTGACCCGCCCGGTGCCCACCGACGATGTGCGGCGCAAGGACCTGGTCAGCTCCGTAAAGGAATGGGTCAACCGCGCCGTCGCCCGCTAA